In Hwangdonia lutea, a single window of DNA contains:
- a CDS encoding META domain-containing protein — protein sequence MKTKLTTVALLAVTILSCNNGKKSNSENPEKATDATNTIENVSIENIKWVITTLEGDAINNPESNGEEIYFILDSETNRVNGYSGCNTFMGTYTIEKGNRISFSQLASTRKMCPDSKINESQILSIFDTADNFTISGNKLALNKAKRAPLAEFKKAESTNEPIVEKYWKIKTLDGKEVTLAENQEREIFFTLKTQDNKVTGFAGCNTVSGEYTLEKGNRIRFKNMATTLKACPDVAVNEAEFLKIFELADNYTVNNDVLSLNVGKRAPLAVFEAVYFK from the coding sequence ATGAAAACGAAATTAACAACTGTCGCACTTTTGGCTGTAACCATATTAAGTTGTAATAATGGAAAAAAATCAAATTCTGAAAATCCAGAAAAAGCGACCGATGCAACAAACACCATTGAAAACGTATCAATTGAAAACATTAAATGGGTTATCACTACGCTAGAAGGTGATGCTATAAACAACCCAGAATCAAATGGGGAAGAAATCTATTTTATTTTGGATTCTGAAACCAATCGTGTTAATGGCTATTCTGGTTGTAATACCTTTATGGGAACTTATACCATTGAAAAGGGAAACCGGATTTCGTTTTCACAATTGGCATCCACACGAAAGATGTGCCCAGATTCAAAAATCAACGAATCACAAATCCTAAGCATTTTTGATACGGCGGATAATTTTACTATTTCCGGAAATAAATTGGCATTGAATAAAGCTAAAAGAGCGCCTTTGGCAGAGTTTAAAAAAGCAGAATCGACTAACGAGCCCATTGTTGAAAAATACTGGAAAATAAAAACCTTGGATGGAAAAGAGGTAACGCTGGCAGAAAACCAAGAGCGCGAAATATTCTTCACCTTAAAAACTCAAGACAATAAAGTTACGGGATTTGCAGGTTGTAATACCGTTAGCGGTGAATATACTTTGGAAAAAGGCAATAGAATTCGCTTTAAAAACATGGCAACAACCTTAAAAGCATGTCCAGATGTTGCAGTAAACGAAGCCGAATTTTTAAAGATTTTTGAGCTTGCGGATAATTACACCGTTAATAATGATGTATTATCATTAAATGTAGGCAAAAGAGCGCCCTTAGCCGTTTTTGAAGCGGTTTATTTTAAATAA
- a CDS encoding universal stress protein: protein MKNIIIPVDFSQQAEFALQTGAILAKKHNATLHVLHMLELSDSLISLSNRANNNEMLFMLSHAKKRFEPFLDKDYLKDVKVVPVIKKHKVYKEVDAVSKELNADLIIMGSQGLTLQDGIFAGSNAEKMVRNSSVPVLVVKTEPKNFSLDHVVLATDMSTESVEAYKKAEDFFSKLGSHVDLVFVNRPNTGFVSTKVFNKRAKAFAEAGGPQKVEFIAGYTIEDGIIQYADDTNADAIAAITNARRGLNHLIKGSVSEDLANHSRRPVITFKL, encoded by the coding sequence ATGAAAAACATAATCATACCCGTTGATTTTTCACAGCAAGCAGAATTTGCCCTACAAACGGGCGCCATTTTAGCAAAAAAACATAACGCAACACTGCATGTACTGCATATGTTGGAACTATCAGACTCTTTAATTTCGCTTTCAAATAGAGCTAACAATAATGAAATGTTATTTATGTTATCTCATGCCAAAAAGAGATTTGAGCCTTTTTTAGACAAGGATTACTTAAAAGACGTTAAAGTTGTGCCCGTAATTAAAAAACATAAGGTTTACAAAGAGGTAGATGCGGTGTCCAAAGAATTAAACGCCGATTTAATTATTATGGGGTCTCAAGGGCTCACGCTTCAAGATGGCATATTTGCTGGTTCTAATGCGGAGAAAATGGTGCGCAATAGTAGTGTGCCGGTTTTGGTAGTGAAAACCGAACCAAAAAATTTCAGCTTAGACCATGTGGTATTGGCAACGGATATGAGTACAGAAAGTGTAGAAGCCTATAAAAAAGCTGAAGACTTCTTTTCGAAACTAGGAAGCCATGTGGATCTCGTGTTTGTTAATAGGCCAAATACAGGGTTTGTAAGTACTAAAGTGTTTAATAAAAGAGCAAAAGCATTTGCCGAAGCAGGCGGTCCGCAAAAAGTAGAATTTATTGCTGGTTACACCATTGAAGATGGTATTATTCAATATGCCGACGATACCAACGCCGATGCCATTGCTGCAATTACCAATGCAAGAAGAGGATTGAATCACCTAATAAAAGGAAGTGTTTCTGAAGATCTTGCAAACCATTCAAGGCGTCCGGTTATAACTTTTAAACTTTAG
- the hpf gene encoding ribosome hibernation-promoting factor, HPF/YfiA family: MEYSENLTGIKINVQAVDITIGDEVKDTIRKSISRLTRFYDRIEWADVYLEDKKEKTTEQKQVSIRLGVPGNDPFASDYGDNFHALLTSVEEKLQRQLEKL; the protein is encoded by the coding sequence ATGGAATATTCAGAAAATTTAACAGGCATTAAAATTAACGTTCAGGCCGTAGATATAACTATTGGTGATGAAGTAAAAGATACCATACGTAAATCGATTTCACGTCTTACCCGTTTTTATGATAGAATAGAATGGGCCGATGTTTATTTGGAAGATAAAAAAGAAAAAACAACGGAACAAAAGCAAGTAAGTATTCGGTTAGGCGTTCCAGGTAACGATCCCTTTGCTTCAGATTATGGCGATAACTTCCACGCGCTACTTACAAGTGTTGAAGAAAAATTACAAAGGCAATTAGAGAAGTTATAA
- a CDS encoding HdeD family acid-resistance protein, whose amino-acid sequence METSFLKTIKSTIKHWYIPLLVGLFFIAVSMVVFASPEGSLRALSLLFALSFLLSGLFEGVFALANKDSLDNWGWSLAFGIITLMVGVLLLLKPTLSLTTLAFYIGFVILFRSISTIGFAMDVRKYGSKNWGRLLILGVIGAIISFILIWNPVFAGMSIVILVALSFLFAGLFNIFFSLQLRILHKSSKRISAELVKRYDDLMIEIRREWDN is encoded by the coding sequence ATGGAAACATCATTTTTAAAAACAATAAAAAGCACCATTAAGCACTGGTATATTCCTTTGCTTGTGGGCTTATTTTTTATTGCCGTAAGTATGGTGGTGTTTGCTTCGCCTGAAGGTTCACTGAGAGCACTATCGTTATTATTTGCTCTTTCATTTTTGTTAAGTGGGCTTTTCGAAGGTGTTTTTGCCCTGGCAAACAAAGATAGCTTAGACAATTGGGGGTGGTCGCTGGCATTTGGCATCATCACATTAATGGTAGGTGTATTATTATTGTTAAAACCTACCTTATCATTAACAACCCTGGCGTTTTATATTGGCTTTGTTATTCTCTTTCGGTCCATTTCAACCATTGGTTTTGCTATGGACGTTAGAAAATACGGCAGTAAAAATTGGGGTCGACTATTGATCTTGGGTGTAATTGGCGCAATTATATCTTTCATTCTTATTTGGAATCCGGTTTTCGCAGGTATGAGTATTGTCATATTAGTAGCTTTAAGCTTTTTATTTGCAGGGCTTTTTAATATCTTTTTTTCATTACAATTAAGAATATTGCACAAATCATCTAAAAGAATATCGGCAGAATTAGTTAAACGCTACGACGATTTAATGATAGAAATTCGAAGAGAATGGGATAATTAA
- a CDS encoding FMN-binding glutamate synthase family protein, whose product MKVREKFILISTTVVVIIGVIAVFWLPILWILLLVAPLIIMGVFDIFQKKHTIRRNFPLIGRFRYVLESIRPEIMQYFVETDTEGRPLNRILRSLIYRRAKGANDTEPFGTQLNIYHSGYEWLEHSMYAKNNPKDIGEFPRLIIGGKDCKQPYSSSLLNISAMSFGSLSNNAILALNKGAKMGNFAHNTGEGAISDYHLKYGGDLIWQIGTGYFGCRKDDGSFNEVTFRENALRPQVKMIEIKLSQGAKPGHGGILPAIKNTEEIARIRHIKPGIAVHSPPSHSAFSDPIQFMHFIKKLRDLSDGKPVGFKLCVGRKQEFMDFCEAMIYTGILPDFITVDGGEGGTGAAPVEFSNSMGMPLREGLIFVHDTLVGFGLRKEIKVIVAGKIITGFHMARAIALGADGCNSARAMMLSIGCIQALQCNNNTCPVGVATQNPSLVKGLVVDDKAPRAHRYHKATIQSFLELVAAAGLNDPSELSREHISKRVGLYTVQTYDEIYPPMQEGCLIDIKTIPDYYKRFFHLTRIMK is encoded by the coding sequence ATGAAAGTTCGTGAAAAGTTTATTTTAATTTCAACTACGGTTGTTGTAATTATAGGCGTTATAGCCGTGTTTTGGCTGCCAATTTTGTGGATACTACTATTGGTTGCACCACTTATTATTATGGGTGTTTTTGATATATTCCAAAAAAAACACACCATAAGGCGAAACTTTCCGCTTATCGGCCGCTTTAGATATGTATTGGAGTCCATTCGACCAGAAATCATGCAATACTTTGTGGAAACCGATACCGAAGGGCGCCCATTAAACCGTATACTAAGGTCTTTAATTTACCGCAGGGCAAAGGGTGCGAATGACACCGAACCTTTTGGCACACAGTTAAATATATACCATTCTGGTTATGAGTGGTTAGAACATTCGATGTATGCAAAAAACAACCCGAAAGATATTGGCGAATTCCCCCGTTTAATTATTGGAGGTAAAGATTGCAAACAGCCGTACTCTTCCAGTTTGCTAAATATTTCGGCAATGAGTTTCGGTTCACTGAGCAATAATGCTATTCTAGCCCTAAACAAAGGCGCTAAAATGGGTAATTTTGCACATAACACCGGCGAAGGCGCCATAAGCGACTATCATTTAAAATATGGAGGTGATCTTATATGGCAGATTGGAACAGGATATTTTGGGTGCCGAAAAGACGATGGGTCGTTTAACGAAGTTACGTTTAGAGAAAACGCCTTACGTCCGCAAGTAAAAATGATTGAGATAAAACTGTCTCAAGGTGCAAAACCGGGACATGGGGGTATTTTACCCGCTATTAAGAACACCGAAGAAATTGCTCGAATCAGGCATATTAAACCGGGCATAGCAGTACACTCTCCACCATCGCATTCCGCTTTTTCAGACCCTATTCAATTCATGCATTTTATAAAAAAGCTTCGTGATTTATCCGACGGCAAACCTGTAGGTTTTAAATTATGCGTTGGTAGAAAACAAGAGTTTATGGATTTTTGCGAAGCCATGATTTATACCGGCATACTTCCCGATTTTATTACCGTTGATGGTGGTGAAGGCGGTACCGGTGCAGCTCCTGTTGAGTTTTCAAATTCCATGGGAATGCCTTTGCGTGAAGGATTGATTTTTGTGCATGATACCTTGGTTGGTTTTGGACTGCGAAAGGAAATAAAAGTTATTGTTGCCGGAAAAATTATTACAGGGTTCCACATGGCAAGAGCCATAGCTTTAGGTGCCGATGGTTGTAACAGTGCCCGTGCCATGATGCTTTCCATTGGGTGTATTCAAGCGCTGCAGTGCAACAACAATACTTGTCCTGTTGGCGTTGCAACCCAAAACCCTTCTTTAGTAAAAGGATTGGTAGTTGATGATAAGGCACCACGGGCACATAGATACCACAAGGCCACCATACAAAGTTTTTTAGAGCTTGTTGCAGCAGCTGGTCTTAACGATCCTAGCGAATTGTCAAGAGAGCATATTAGTAAAAGAGTTGGCTTGTACACGGTACAGACTTATGATGAAATTTATCCGCCTATGCAAGAAGGCTGTTTAATAGACATAAAAACAATTCCCGATTACTATAAACGATTTTTCCATCTTACACGTATTATGAAATAA
- a CDS encoding FUSC family protein yields MTPISNFITNNTTELVEFLKSTSFSKAVLVGVAISLPIVIGLVTNYFEIGLAICFGAFWCSPSDVAGNLKHKQVGILFSTFLVVIISFIGGYLDISNYLLFPVLGLLTFSIAFISIYGFRASMISFSGLLALVLSFAHTSENLEVYQYALWIGAGGLWYLLLSTIWFYFNPKAYTEETLNDTFLLTADFLDTRNQLFGEQQTRDALQTKLMALKVELTEHHDTLREVLISYRKSSGKSFYHGKRLLVFTQLVELLETAIANPVNYSKMDALLKIHPEFKTHFQMLITEFSSQLRSIAVHINNSKKFPSNKILNEAFKKIENDILKLKNEKDPEAYERYLMLQNFLDYQKKQFEKLKKIKWLLGKPELTSDDLMTKDYLNRFIHAQDYDPKLILRNLGFKSTIFKHSLRLAVTVMLGYGIGLYFDLQNPYWIILTIIVIMRPSYGLTKTRSKDRVIGTLIGAVIASGIVFLIHNTYVYGALGVLTLVIAFSMIQKNYKASATFITLSVIFIYAIIQPDILKVIQFRVIDTIIGAALSYMTMRWLWPAWSFMEIGDNIKDGLNANTAFFKSISSYYQQKGKVPTSLKVNRKKAFVQMSNLSSAFQRMAQEPESKQNHMDDIYELVEINHNFLASLASLSSYIQNHKTTEASKEFKIISEKIQDNLDTVCRQLKTIDFEVSKTKSDLSELENQSEKLKFSIDQLTNEAISKTDNVRAHKEAHLIWEQMYWLFSLSEKMLKLTSKFNTD; encoded by the coding sequence TTGACTCCAATTTCAAATTTTATAACAAATAACACCACAGAATTAGTAGAGTTTTTAAAAAGCACTAGTTTTTCGAAAGCTGTTTTAGTTGGTGTTGCCATAAGTTTACCCATAGTTATTGGTCTTGTTACCAATTATTTTGAAATTGGACTTGCTATTTGTTTTGGTGCCTTTTGGTGCTCACCAAGTGATGTTGCCGGAAATTTAAAACATAAGCAGGTTGGTATTCTTTTTTCCACCTTTTTAGTTGTAATCATCAGTTTTATTGGTGGTTATCTCGATATTTCAAATTATTTGCTATTTCCTGTTTTAGGTCTACTCACATTTAGCATTGCCTTTATTTCCATATATGGATTTAGAGCTTCAATGATAAGCTTTTCAGGATTGTTGGCATTAGTGCTGAGTTTTGCGCATACGTCAGAAAATTTAGAAGTCTATCAATACGCCCTTTGGATTGGCGCTGGAGGTCTGTGGTATTTATTGTTATCAACCATTTGGTTTTACTTTAATCCTAAAGCGTATACTGAAGAAACCCTAAACGATACCTTTTTATTAACAGCCGATTTTTTAGATACCAGAAATCAGCTTTTCGGCGAACAACAAACCAGAGATGCCCTGCAAACAAAACTCATGGCCTTAAAGGTTGAACTAACCGAACACCATGATACATTAAGGGAAGTTTTAATTTCTTACCGTAAAAGTTCGGGCAAATCCTTTTATCACGGCAAACGATTATTGGTTTTTACCCAATTGGTAGAATTGTTGGAAACGGCTATTGCAAACCCTGTAAATTACAGCAAAATGGATGCACTTTTAAAAATCCATCCAGAGTTTAAAACTCATTTTCAGATGCTGATAACTGAATTTTCATCGCAATTACGCAGCATTGCAGTCCATATTAACAATTCAAAAAAATTCCCATCAAATAAAATTCTTAATGAAGCTTTTAAAAAAATTGAAAACGATATTTTAAAGCTTAAAAATGAAAAGGATCCAGAAGCCTACGAACGGTATTTGATGCTTCAGAATTTCTTGGATTACCAAAAAAAGCAATTCGAAAAGCTCAAAAAAATAAAATGGTTGTTGGGCAAGCCTGAATTAACTTCAGATGATTTAATGACCAAGGATTATCTCAATCGTTTTATACATGCGCAGGATTATGATCCAAAACTAATCTTAAGAAACCTAGGTTTTAAGTCCACTATTTTTAAACATTCCCTACGTTTGGCAGTAACGGTAATGTTGGGTTATGGCATTGGCCTGTACTTCGATTTACAAAACCCGTATTGGATTATATTAACCATAATTGTAATAATGCGCCCCAGTTACGGCCTTACAAAAACGCGCTCCAAAGACCGCGTTATCGGCACATTAATTGGTGCCGTTATAGCTAGCGGTATTGTGTTTTTAATTCACAACACCTATGTTTATGGCGCCTTGGGTGTGCTCACTTTGGTCATTGCGTTTTCAATGATTCAGAAAAATTACAAGGCTTCTGCAACGTTTATTACGCTAAGTGTTATTTTTATTTACGCCATTATACAGCCTGATATTTTAAAGGTTATTCAGTTTAGGGTTATAGACACTATAATTGGTGCGGCTCTTTCGTACATGACAATGCGTTGGCTTTGGCCTGCGTGGTCGTTTATGGAAATTGGCGATAATATAAAAGATGGTTTAAATGCGAACACCGCTTTTTTTAAATCGATTAGCAGTTATTACCAACAAAAAGGAAAAGTACCAACAAGCTTAAAAGTAAACCGGAAAAAAGCATTTGTACAAATGTCTAATTTAAGTTCGGCATTTCAGCGTATGGCACAAGAGCCGGAATCGAAGCAAAACCATATGGACGACATTTATGAACTCGTTGAAATTAACCATAATTTTTTAGCGTCATTGGCATCGTTGAGTTCATATATTCAAAATCATAAAACCACGGAAGCCTCAAAAGAATTCAAAATAATTTCAGAAAAAATCCAAGACAACCTCGACACGGTTTGTAGGCAATTAAAAACTATAGATTTTGAAGTATCAAAAACAAAATCCGATCTTTCCGAGTTAGAAAATCAATCTGAAAAGCTTAAATTCTCCATAGATCAGCTTACAAATGAAGCCATTTCCAAAACAGATAACGTACGTGCGCACAAGGAAGCACACTTAATTTGGGAACAGATGTATTGGTTGTTTTCCTTAAGTGAAAAAATGTTGAAATTAACCTCGAAATTCAATACGGATTAA
- a CDS encoding SDR family oxidoreductase has product MKVQKNLIVITGGAGGIGQVCARAFKNHPLILTDYSQERLNETVEKLSKEGFNVSGIACDITSKKDIEKLTEFVADKGALKAFIHTAGVSGTVKDLHKVYTIDLVATELLVDAFYKLAVKDSVAILLSSMMAHTVPANKDYDEALANPQAPESFDTVSEFVNNNSDLMYNFAKRGVQLLTIKNADKWGEKGARIVSVSPGVIETPMALKAAEEHPERMEMIKQATPLKRNGQPEDVAEVIRFLASDAARFINSTDILVDGGVIHNIKKMK; this is encoded by the coding sequence ATGAAAGTTCAAAAAAACCTAATAGTTATTACGGGAGGAGCAGGAGGCATAGGTCAAGTTTGTGCAAGAGCTTTTAAAAATCACCCACTGATTTTAACGGATTATTCACAAGAAAGATTGAATGAAACCGTAGAAAAATTATCAAAAGAAGGATTTAATGTTTCGGGAATAGCCTGCGACATTACATCTAAAAAAGATATTGAAAAGTTAACAGAATTCGTGGCCGATAAAGGTGCGTTAAAAGCGTTTATTCATACAGCTGGAGTTAGCGGAACTGTAAAAGATTTGCATAAAGTTTACACCATAGATTTGGTGGCAACAGAGCTTTTGGTAGATGCATTTTATAAACTTGCTGTAAAAGATTCTGTCGCTATATTATTATCGTCTATGATGGCACATACAGTTCCTGCAAATAAGGATTATGATGAGGCGCTCGCAAATCCGCAAGCACCAGAATCTTTTGATACGGTTAGCGAATTTGTAAATAACAATTCCGATCTCATGTACAATTTTGCAAAACGAGGCGTGCAATTGCTAACCATTAAAAATGCCGATAAATGGGGAGAAAAAGGAGCGCGAATTGTATCTGTTTCACCAGGCGTTATTGAAACCCCAATGGCACTAAAGGCAGCAGAAGAGCATCCGGAACGCATGGAAATGATTAAACAAGCCACACCTTTAAAGCGCAACGGTCAGCCCGAAGATGTAGCAGAAGTCATCCGTTTTTTAGCCAGTGATGCGGCACGATTTATAAACAGTACAGATATTTTGGTAGATGGCGGTGTGATTCACAACATCAAAAAAATGAAATAA
- a CDS encoding Dps family protein, translating to MTQLNSIGLDVKKSEVLADKLNELLADYSIFYQNIRGYHWNIKGDKFFELHDKFQELYENLFVKIDEVAERIRTLGHTPNHQFSVYQKEAKIKESNEVSDGVKDVKDTLESLKIIITLQREILDLSADANDEGTNALMSDYIREQEKLVWMYSAYLK from the coding sequence ATGACACAATTAAATTCAATCGGACTGGATGTGAAAAAATCAGAAGTCCTAGCAGATAAACTAAACGAACTTTTAGCAGATTATTCCATATTTTATCAAAATATAAGAGGCTATCATTGGAATATTAAAGGTGATAAATTCTTTGAATTGCACGATAAATTTCAAGAGCTTTATGAAAATCTATTCGTAAAAATTGATGAAGTCGCAGAGCGAATAAGAACATTAGGACATACACCTAACCATCAATTTTCAGTGTATCAAAAAGAAGCAAAAATAAAAGAAAGTAATGAGGTTTCTGATGGCGTAAAGGATGTAAAAGACACCCTTGAATCTTTAAAAATCATTATCACACTTCAGCGCGAAATTCTTGATTTATCAGCTGATGCCAATGATGAAGGTACCAATGCATTAATGAGTGATTATATTAGAGAACAAGAAAAGTTGGTGTGGATGTACTCGGCTTACCTTAAATAA
- a CDS encoding 2,3-butanediol dehydrogenase, which yields METMKAARWHAAKDIRVEETNIPTPNDNQVKIEVKFAGICGSDLHEYNHGPQLIPGDKPYPLNGHQGVTTLGHEFSGVVVETGKNVTHVKKGDRVTVEPIFRNPESPFVPKGEYNLSEPLGFVGLTANGAFAKYVVVEEYMAHKMPDNMTFEQGAIVEPAAVAAYGIQQSGMKMGDIVLVTGAGPIGLLTLQVAIASGASQVFITDISESRLAKAKEIGATQTFDARDKDIPEKIKALTGNGVDVFIDAAGVQASFDTGVASLRNGGTAVLVALFSKDITHDALDQALREITIKGIIGYRNIFPEVMALINSGRLPVEKLITNVISLDEIVEKGFDALIKDPSEVKILVDINK from the coding sequence ATGGAAACAATGAAGGCAGCTCGCTGGCATGCAGCGAAAGATATTAGAGTAGAGGAAACCAATATACCAACCCCTAATGATAATCAGGTGAAAATTGAGGTGAAATTTGCGGGTATTTGTGGTTCAGATTTGCATGAATATAATCATGGTCCACAACTCATTCCCGGAGATAAACCATATCCATTAAACGGGCATCAAGGTGTTACTACGCTAGGGCACGAATTTTCAGGTGTTGTAGTTGAAACAGGAAAAAATGTTACACATGTTAAAAAAGGCGATCGCGTAACTGTAGAGCCTATTTTTAGAAATCCAGAAAGTCCGTTTGTACCCAAAGGAGAATATAACCTTTCAGAACCACTTGGTTTTGTTGGGCTTACAGCCAATGGCGCTTTTGCAAAATATGTGGTTGTAGAAGAGTATATGGCACACAAAATGCCAGACAACATGACTTTTGAGCAAGGTGCTATTGTGGAGCCAGCAGCAGTTGCAGCTTATGGTATACAGCAAAGTGGAATGAAAATGGGAGATATCGTTTTAGTTACGGGAGCTGGACCAATTGGGTTGCTTACACTGCAGGTCGCTATAGCAAGTGGTGCATCACAAGTATTTATTACCGATATTTCTGAAAGCAGATTAGCCAAAGCAAAAGAAATTGGAGCAACGCAAACTTTTGATGCCAGAGATAAAGACATTCCTGAAAAAATTAAGGCATTAACAGGAAACGGTGTTGATGTGTTTATAGATGCCGCAGGCGTTCAAGCGTCTTTCGATACGGGAGTGGCTAGCCTTCGAAATGGAGGAACGGCGGTATTAGTAGCGCTTTTTTCAAAAGATATTACTCACGATGCGCTCGATCAGGCTCTTAGGGAAATAACCATTAAAGGTATTATTGGTTATCGCAATATTTTTCCAGAAGTTATGGCTTTAATCAATAGCGGAAGATTACCGGTAGAAAAACTAATCACAAATGTTATATCTTTAGATGAGATTGTAGAGAAAGGTTTTGATGCCTTGATAAAAGATCCATCTGAAGTAAAAATATTAGTGGATATTAATAAGTAA